The DNA segment CATCGACGATGCTAACGGCGGGATCGTCCAGAACGGCCAGATAGTCGCTGGTGGCGTGGGGAATTTTATGCCGTTTGGCCGCCGCTTGGGCGGATTTGCCGGAGTGGGAGGAAATCGCCACGGGGTTAAAGCCGGCGGCGCTGTAGGCGACCAGGTGGCAATCGGCCATGATAAATCCCGCGCCAATGCAGCCAATGCCGGGAGAACGGTCGCGCGGCAGCGTGGGGAGGTAGTTGAGCTTGAGGGGCATGGGGGGGTGTGCAATTAAGAATTAAAAATGAAGAATGAAGAATGAAATTGCAGGCATTCCGTACTCTGCATTCTCACTGCTAACTTGCTATCACGGGGGCAAAAGCAAGTTTTGCCCCGCCTCTCTCTCGCCTCCCGCCTCTCGTCTCCCATCTCCCGTCTCTCGTCTCCCATTCCGCCGATACCATCGGCGGCTTTGTAATTGCCATTCCCTGTTCCCCGTTCCCCATCCCCTGATCCCTATTCCCCGTTCCCCTTAACCAACGTCAACGACTGAGCGTCCGGGCGGATTGGTCCTTCGCGTCTTGCAGCCAGGCGACTTCCGCCGTGTCGTCGGCAAAGCGTTTGATCCCGACCTCGCGGATCGCGCTATCCGGCACGCGCGACAGGGGAGTGTAACGTGGATGGTGGGCCTCTTTATACGGATCGTTGCTTTTGGCGTTGTAGCAGCAGATCATCGACCAGCGGGGGTGGTCGGATTTGTTCTGGTCGGACCGGTGCAACAGATTCGCATGAAAGAAAAGCGCGTCGCCGGGGGACATTTCGCAGTACACCACGGGCAGGCGTTCGAGAATGGCGTTGACCCGCTCCATGTTGGCCCCCGCCTGGTCGCCGGTCAAGACATGCTCAATGCGGCCAATCTGGTGGCTGCGGGGGATAACCTGCAGGCAACCGTTTTCGCGCGTGGCGGGATCGACGGCAATCGACACACTGGTCAGGTTGGGCCAGATGACCCCATTCTGGTACCAATAGCCGTAATCCTGGTGCCACGTCCACGCGCCGCCGACCTTGGCGTCTTTCATGATCATTTTGCTGTGGTAATGGTACGCCTCGTCGGCCAGCAGTTTCTCGGCACTGGCGACGATGCGCTCGCAGCGGGCAAACATTCCATAAATGCCGTTGCCGGGATGATTCCACAGCGACAGCCGGACGTTTCCTCCTTCGCCATCCGCCTTGCCAAAGCTGTGCTGGTCAAGCTGGCGGTCTTCCTTGGCCGCGCGGCGCAACAGGTCAATCTCGTCCGGCTCAAACATCCCCCGGGCCAGGTAATAGCCTTCGCGGTGGTATTCCTGAACTTCCTGGTCAGTCAGCGGTTGGGGCATGAGACACCATGAATAAAAAAAGAGGCGTGCGGCGGAGCAGTGAAATGCGTTATAATTCAGGTAGTATTAGGATTCAAGCAGGTCACTCCCCCCTGGCTCAATTCCCTGGGGTGTAGGAGTTAGGTTATCCTTCTTACCTGCCACGCGCCCGACTGAAAAACCGTTTCGCCGCAGGATAGCGGCGGTGGCGACCATCCAGAGTGCAATGCTGAAATTGAGTGGTAAAAATATATACAAAGGCATATCAGCAAAGTCGATAAAATTTAGCAAAGCGTACTGGCAAAAACTGATGCAAAACCAAACAACCAAACTTTTAAGCAATGCGACCACAAAGCTGCCACCGCAAAATGTCCATAAGTAAACCGCTATCGCGATCAAAAACCCCGGTACCGTAATAAAGCCAAATAAGATAAATAGGCCACCAATGGCTTTCAAAGCAGATTTGATTTCAATACTCCCGATCAAGAACTGAGATAGACTAATCATCAGGGCCGAGATTGCCATATACATAAGGATATGGCTGATGTGAAATTGGGTGTGCCGCTGCGAGAACGTTATCGGTCGCCCATGATAGCAGAGCTCGATACCGAGCCATAGCTTTACAAATAACAACACACTTTGAGCCAAAAAACAACACAGCAAATGAAAAAACCAAATCGCTGGAAAAACTTGCAACCTCCATGATAATGCGTGAAAGAAAGCTATTAGAACGATCAATATTTGACTTAGAATATTTCGATTCACAAAGGAGAATGGACTAAATAGCACCAAGCTAGCAACAAAAATTGTCATGCCCAGAAAACTGCCCACGGAGAGTCCCGCGCTCATGAGAGCCAGAAATTCGTAATGGAGCTGGTGTAGCAACGGGTTTAAGAATGGCGGCACCACCGACCCCAATATCCACAGTGGCAAAATCTGGGCCAATGTGTACCCATAGGCTTCCTTCACGTCCGGGGTAATTGTTTCAGGCGATTCCGGCATGCTGTGGTCCTATCGCAAACGAGGCAACTGCTCCTGTTATCACTACCTGCCACACACGGCCAGCTCGAATTCCGGTAACTAAAAAAGTCCCTGGCAATCTGTAACAACCGCTCACCCCGCAAAATTAAATTACAGCAGCACTGGCAGACAGTCTCAGCATCATCCGCAAATTTTAATATCTCGCAATCATACGGTAAAATTCACTGGCAAACCGCTAGCTTTGTCTGACATAATACCAAATCATAAATTTAATTGCTTTTTACACGAAGAACTCCCATCAATCCCCATCATCCCAACGCCGGGCAGGTCCGCGCGGTCTTTCCACCGTTCGCGCATGTCCGCCGTTGGAGCCGCGCCGCCGCGGTTTGGCTCCCCAGCGCGGCATTTTATCTGCTTTCCCTGGCCGCGATCCTCCTCACCTCCCCTTGGGCGTGGCCCCCGCTAATACTGCTAACCAGTTTGGCCGCAGCGCTCTTGTTTATTCTGGCCCACGATGCCGCGCATGATGTGCTGACCCCCTCCCGCTGGGCAAACCAGCTTTTAGCCCGGCTGTCATTCTTACCCGCCTGGCATCCGTATACCGGTTGGGTGCATGCGCATAATCATGTGCATCATGGCTGGACGAATTTTCAACCGCGGGACTATGTCTGGGCGCCGCTGTCGCTGGCGGAGTACCAGCGGCTTTCCCCGGTGGGGCAGGCTTGGGTTCGCCTGTGTCGCTATTGGCCCGGCTTTGGCCTGTATTACCTGGTGGAAATTCTTTGGAAAAAAATCTGGCTTATTCAGCCAGAGGTCAAACGCCGCAAAGCGCGGCTGCGGTGGCTGGCGGACGACCTGCTGCTGGTGGTGATGCTTCTCGCCCAGGGCTGGGGATTGGTGGTCCTGGCCCGTTATTGGCAGACACCCGCCCCCGCGTGGGCGATTATTTTAGCCGCGCAGGTGTTGCCGATGTTTTTTTGCAACTGGTTTGTCGCGCTGATTACCTATTTGCAGCACACCCACCCGGCGATCCCCTGGTTTCAAAAGTCCGCCGAATGGTCGTTTTACCTGGGCCAGGTGCGGGGGACGACGCACACGCATTTTCCCAGGGGAATTAATGGCTGGATACATAATGTGATGGAGCACACGGCGCATCATGTGGACCCGCGCATTCCCCTGTATAACCTGCCTGAGGCGCAAGAAAACCTGGACGCCACGCATCACCCGGTCAAGCATGTGTTCACCTGGCGCAGCTTTTCTTATACCCAGCGGGTGTGTCAGTTGTACGATTTTGAGAATCACTGCTGGCTGAGCTTTGGCGGGGAGCCGACCAGCAGCCGGACGGTGGAACTGCCGCTGGTGTTGGCAAAAAGTTCGTTTACATAGCCAACGGAATTAAAAATTTTGCCCGCCCGCGCTTGATTTTGGGCCAAGAGATAGCGCAGGATGCATTGGTGGAGCGGGGAGTCGTTGAAAAGTTGAATAAGCGAGGAATGGAGATTTGTTAGGAGACTATTACTCCCGCGTGTGGATTGCGTGAAGCAAAGTAAAATAGCACGTAGCTCCGCGCAAAAATCCGTTGCCTTATGCGGTCTCAACCGGAATAATCAAGGCTTGGTAGATCTTCCTGGATCATTTGCCTTACATATTTTGCGATCGTTACCGAACAAGAGGCCACCCGATGCCAATTCGCCCTGGTTGTATTTACGCCGGTTTTTGCTTTTTGGTCTGTCTGGCGTTGTGTTGGGGAGGGCTTCGCAACACGGTGTTAGCCCATCCTGATCATGAAGAACCGGGTCTCTTGTTTCACTTTGTCGCCACGGGCCACCCGATAGAAAACGGCGCCATCAGCGACCAAACGCATCACGTTACGGCCAAACTGGTCGGCCAGCCAAAGCTGCAAACGCTCGGCCCGGCCGAAGGGCTGACTTTTAACGGCACGGATGAGTTTTTGCTGCTCGCCGAGGACTATTCCGCCGCCAAAGCCGCCCTGCCAACCAAGGAATTCACCGCCGCCGCCTGGGTGAATCTGGCCCGCGCCGAGGACGCCTATGGCGGGATCATTGGCACGATCCAGGATAATGGGGGGAGCGAACAAGGTTGGCTTCTGGGCTTTAACAATAACCGCTTTTCCCTGGCCCTGGCGACCACGGGGGGAGATGACGGCCAGGGAAAGCTAACCTACATGAAAGGTAAAACGCCGATCGAACTGGGCCGCTGGTACCATGTTGCCGGAGTGTACGACGGCAAGACGATGCGGCTGTACGTCAACGGCCAGTTGGACGCTGAATCGACGGAGCAATCGGGGGAAATCCACTACCCGCCCAAGTCCGCGTTTGTCATGGGCGCTTTTCATGACAATGATGAAAAGTACATGCTGGAAGGCTCAATCTACGAAGCCAAACTGTACAATCGCGCGTTGCCGGCGGAGGACTTTGTTAAGATCGCGGCGAAAAACGACAACCTGACCAAATATGTCAATCCCGCGACCAAACAAGTCAAGTTCTTGGTGCAGCCCTATTTGCAATTTGGCACGCGCACCAGCATGGCCGTCATGTGCGAGACCAACCGCCCGGCAAAGATGACCGTGGAATACGGGCCCAAGCAACCGCTGGCCAATAAGCTCACCAGCGATAAGCCTGGTCTCATTCACACCTGCATCCTAGAGAACCTGCCCCAAGGGGAACCGCAGTTTTATCGCGTGACCTGCGTTGACGAGGCCGATCCCGAAAATAGCGTCCAAAGCGGCCTCTTTTCGCTGCAAACCGATCGCGGACCGGAACACGCCTGGGCGTTCGGGATCATCGGCGACACACAACGTAATCCCGCGATCACGCGCAAATGCGCGGAGGGGATTTATTCGCACCGGCCGAATATGCTGATTCATTGCGGCGACGTGGTGGACGATGGTTATGCCAAGAATCAATGGCTGAAGGACCTCTTTGAGCCGATGCACCCGTTACTGGCCCGCGCGCCGATGTTTCCCACTATTGGCAACCACGAGGGGAACTCGCACTGGTACTATGATTACTTTCACTTGCCGCAGCCTGAGTATTATTACACCTTTACCTACGGCAACGCGCAGTTCTTTATGGTGGATAGCAACAAGTCACTCGCGCCCAATTCGGAGCAATACAAGTGGCTCGACAGCGAACTGGCCAAAAGCAAAGCCACCTGGAAGTTTACCTGCCACCACCATCCCTGCTTTAGCTCGGACGAAAATGACTATGGCGACCACAACACCGGCAACTACCGGGGCCAGCCAACCTATGGCGACACCAACGCGCAGCACGTGATCCCGCTGTACGAAAAATACGGCGTGGATATCGCCTTTAACGGGCATATCCACGTGTACGAGCGGACCTGGCCAATCTACCGGATGACCATTAATCAAAAGAAAGGGGTCCGCTATATCACCAGCGGCGGCGGCGGGGGTGGACTGGAACAATCAACACCACAGCGAACCTGGTTCAATTTGGAATTCAAACGGGCGCATCATTACTGCATGGCGGTCATCCATGACCGGACGATTCAGTTCAAGGCCTACGACGTGGAAGAACGTTTGTTCGACACGTTTGAACTGACCAAGGACGCCGACCGGTAAGTGTTCCAGGGCAAAGCAGAAGCCAAAGCACATAAATACCGTGCGGACAATGGGCGTAACCCCGCGTTATTCTCCCAGGCGCAGCATAACCAGGATGTTGCCGCCAAATTGCATCCATGATTGGCTGCCGTGCGCTAGTCCTTGCCCCGATTCGCGTATGTACGGCGGGGGTTCTTAATCCAAATACCGCTTGGTCAGGTCGCCATAAGCGTCGATCCGCCGATCACGCAGGAACGGCCAGTGGGTTCGTACCACGTCGATCTTGTCCAAGTCGCATTCCACGAGCAATGTTTCTTCTTGGTCATGGGACGCGCGGGCCAGAATATTGCCATTTGGATCGGCGACAAAGCTGGCCCCCCAAAACTCAATCCCGTTGCGCGTGCTTCCTGGTTCATTTTCTATGCCAACACGGTTGACCGCCGCCACAAAGACGCCATTGGCAATGGCGTGGCTGCGCATCATGGTTTCCCAGGCCGCATGCTGGCTCGCGCCGTACTCGGCTTTTTCCTCGACCAGCCAACCGATCGCCGTGGGATAAAACAACACCTGCGCCCCGGCCAGCGCGGTTAACCGCGCCGCTTCGGGATACCACTGGTCCCAACAAACACACGTCCCCAGGGGCCCGTGCCGCGTGTCAAATTTGCGAAAGCCCAGGTCGCCCGGTGTAAAGTAAAACTTTTCGTAGTAGCGCGGATCGTCGGGAATGTGCATCTTGCGGTACAGGCCCAATTGACTGCCATCGGCGTCGAACAGGACCGCTGTGTTGTGATACAGTCCCGGCGCGCGGCGTTCAAAGAGGGACGCCACCACAACGACCTCGTGGGTTTTGGCGGCGGCGCTGAGGGCCCGCGTGGCGGGGCCGGGGATCGGCTCGGCCAGGTCAAACTGGCAGTGATCCTCCGTCTGGCAAAAATATTGACTGCCAAACAGTTCCTGCAGGCAGACGACATTAGCCCCCGCGGCGGCCGCTTCGCCTATCCGCGCTAAGGCCTTGTCCAAATTTTGTTGCTTATCGGCCACGCACCGCATTTGCACGAGGCCCAGGGTGATTTTGTTTGGCATGGGCGGGATAGAACGCTGAGAAAGGAGGAGAGGGTTGAATTAACGGTAATAAAGCAACTTAAACCATTGATGATAATAGATTTATGGTTTTAGAATCATTATGAATGTGATTAACCAGACTAGATTTTGTGTGATATTTTTGTTTGTAACAGGGCGGATTATGTGATATTGTACATAAGTGTATCGATGAATGACAAGGAGGTTGGATGATGTCGCTTTATGGAAGTTATTACGTCAAGCCGACGGCCTCGGCCTGTGCGCGTGCTTGGTCTCTCTGTGGTAATAGTATGCGCGAATACCAAAAAATCCGCGCGCATGCCCTTAAGCTGGCATTTTGGCCAAAGGATGCTGACATCGATTGGGATTGGATTAAATCGCTAGAAGCAAAACGGGTGGGTGAATTACGAATTCACGAGACGATTGCCCAACAAAACAATTTGCGTGTGATCTT comes from the Pirellulales bacterium genome and includes:
- a CDS encoding phytanoyl-CoA dioxygenase family protein, whose protein sequence is MPQPLTDQEVQEYHREGYYLARGMFEPDEIDLLRRAAKEDRQLDQHSFGKADGEGGNVRLSLWNHPGNGIYGMFARCERIVASAEKLLADEAYHYHSKMIMKDAKVGGAWTWHQDYGYWYQNGVIWPNLTSVSIAVDPATRENGCLQVIPRSHQIGRIEHVLTGDQAGANMERVNAILERLPVVYCEMSPGDALFFHANLLHRSDQNKSDHPRWSMICCYNAKSNDPYKEAHHPRYTPLSRVPDSAIREVGIKRFADDTAEVAWLQDAKDQSARTLSR
- a CDS encoding fatty acid desaturase — translated: MLFTRRTPINPHHPNAGQVRAVFPPFAHVRRWSRAAAVWLPSAAFYLLSLAAILLTSPWAWPPLILLTSLAAALLFILAHDAAHDVLTPSRWANQLLARLSFLPAWHPYTGWVHAHNHVHHGWTNFQPRDYVWAPLSLAEYQRLSPVGQAWVRLCRYWPGFGLYYLVEILWKKIWLIQPEVKRRKARLRWLADDLLLVVMLLAQGWGLVVLARYWQTPAPAWAIILAAQVLPMFFCNWFVALITYLQHTHPAIPWFQKSAEWSFYLGQVRGTTHTHFPRGINGWIHNVMEHTAHHVDPRIPLYNLPEAQENLDATHHPVKHVFTWRSFSYTQRVCQLYDFENHCWLSFGGEPTSSRTVELPLVLAKSSFT
- a CDS encoding carbon-nitrogen hydrolase — translated: MPNKITLGLVQMRCVADKQQNLDKALARIGEAAAAGANVVCLQELFGSQYFCQTEDHCQFDLAEPIPGPATRALSAAAKTHEVVVVASLFERRAPGLYHNTAVLFDADGSQLGLYRKMHIPDDPRYYEKFYFTPGDLGFRKFDTRHGPLGTCVCWDQWYPEAARLTALAGAQVLFYPTAIGWLVEEKAEYGASQHAAWETMMRSHAIANGVFVAAVNRVGIENEPGSTRNGIEFWGASFVADPNGNILARASHDQEETLLVECDLDKIDVVRTHWPFLRDRRIDAYGDLTKRYLD
- a CDS encoding LamG-like jellyroll fold domain-containing protein, with protein sequence MPIRPGCIYAGFCFLVCLALCWGGLRNTVLAHPDHEEPGLLFHFVATGHPIENGAISDQTHHVTAKLVGQPKLQTLGPAEGLTFNGTDEFLLLAEDYSAAKAALPTKEFTAAAWVNLARAEDAYGGIIGTIQDNGGSEQGWLLGFNNNRFSLALATTGGDDGQGKLTYMKGKTPIELGRWYHVAGVYDGKTMRLYVNGQLDAESTEQSGEIHYPPKSAFVMGAFHDNDEKYMLEGSIYEAKLYNRALPAEDFVKIAAKNDNLTKYVNPATKQVKFLVQPYLQFGTRTSMAVMCETNRPAKMTVEYGPKQPLANKLTSDKPGLIHTCILENLPQGEPQFYRVTCVDEADPENSVQSGLFSLQTDRGPEHAWAFGIIGDTQRNPAITRKCAEGIYSHRPNMLIHCGDVVDDGYAKNQWLKDLFEPMHPLLARAPMFPTIGNHEGNSHWYYDYFHLPQPEYYYTFTYGNAQFFMVDSNKSLAPNSEQYKWLDSELAKSKATWKFTCHHHPCFSSDENDYGDHNTGNYRGQPTYGDTNAQHVIPLYEKYGVDIAFNGHIHVYERTWPIYRMTINQKKGVRYITSGGGGGGLEQSTPQRTWFNLEFKRAHHYCMAVIHDRTIQFKAYDVEERLFDTFELTKDADR